In Harpia harpyja isolate bHarHar1 chromosome 12, bHarHar1 primary haplotype, whole genome shotgun sequence, a single window of DNA contains:
- the POLR2H gene encoding DNA-directed RNA polymerases I, II, and III subunit RPABC3 isoform X1 gives MAGILFEDIFDVKDIDPEGKKFDRVSRLHCESESFKMDLILDVNIQIYPVDLGDKFRLVIASTLYEDGTLDDGEYNPTDDRPSRADQFEYVMYGKVYRIEGDETSTEAATRLSAYVSYGGLLMRLQGDANNLHGFEVDSRVYLLMKKLAF, from the exons ATGGCCGGGATCCTCTTCGAGGATATCTTCGACGTGAAGGACATCGACCCCGAGGGCAAGAAGTTCGACCGTG taTCCCGCCTGCACTGTGAGAGCGAGTCCTTCAAGATGGACCTCATCTTGGACGTGAACATCCAGATCTACCCCGTGGACCTGG GGGACAAATTCCGCCTGGTCATCGCCAGCACCTTGTATGAAGATGGCACTCTAGATGATGGCGAGTATAACCCCACGGATGACAGGCCATCCAG GGCAGACCAGTTCGAGTATGTGATGTACGGCAAGGTGTACAGGATTGAAGGGGATGAAACCTCCACAGAGGCAGCCACACGCCT ctctgcctaCGTGTCCTACGGGGGGCTGCTCATGCGGCTGCAGGGGGACGCAAACAACCTGCATGGCTTTGAAGTGGACTCTCGAGTTTACCTGCTGATGAAGAAGCTGGCCTTCTAG
- the POLR2H gene encoding DNA-directed RNA polymerases I, II, and III subunit RPABC3 isoform X2 — protein MAGILFEDIFDVKDIDPEGKKFDRVSRLHCESESFKMDLILDVNIQIYPVDLALPTCPTGGCSCGCRGTQTTCMALKWTLEFTC, from the exons ATGGCCGGGATCCTCTTCGAGGATATCTTCGACGTGAAGGACATCGACCCCGAGGGCAAGAAGTTCGACCGTG taTCCCGCCTGCACTGTGAGAGCGAGTCCTTCAAGATGGACCTCATCTTGGACGTGAACATCCAGATCTACCCCGTGGACCTGG ctctgcctaCGTGTCCTACGGGGGGCTGCTCATGCGGCTGCAGGGGGACGCAAACAACCTGCATGGCTTTGAAGTGGACTCTCGAGTTTACCTGCTGA
- the THPO gene encoding thrombopoietin isoform X2: protein MQGRSPQLSMELNRLLLLTSFLLHMEEGHANPTRLVCDNRLIQKYIGEAKDMEKRAGQCQALPTLSCPTVLPLVDFSLQQWKSKSNETKRREILCDLALLVGAVAEAQGQVTEECGARQLSQLYQHANSFLLLLQTFSWEAGPWEPGCSTHSVEQTHVTSIFLTYRQLVQGKLRFFFHDLAKDLCKQGQEGGRDPQCRAR from the exons ATGCAGGGCCGAAGCCCCCAGCTGAGCATGGAGCTGAACA GACTGCTCCTCCTCACATCCTTCCTCCTGCACATGGAAGAGGGCCATGCCAACCCAACACGGCTGGTCTGCGACAACAGACTCATCCAGAAGTACATTGGGGAGGCCAAGGACATGGAGAAGAGAGCG GGCCAGTGCCAGGCACTGCCCACACTCAGCTGTCCCACGGTGCTGCCCTTGGTGGACTTCAGCCTCCAGCAGTGGAAATCCAAATCG AATGAGACCAAGCGGCGGGAGATCCTGTGCGACCTGGCACTGCTGGTGGGTGCCGTGGCAGAGGCCCAGGGCCAGGTGACCGAGGAGTGCGGGGCCAGGCAGCTGAGCCAGCTTTACCAACACGCCaactccttcctcctgctcctgcagaccTTCAGCTGGGAG GCAGGACCctgggagccaggctgctccACACACTCCGTGGAACAGACCCACGTTACCAGCATCTTCCTCACCTACCGGCAGCTAGTGCAGGGCAAGCTGCGCTTCTTCTTCCATGACCTGGCCAAGGACTTGTGCAAGCAAGGCCAGGAAGGTGGCAGAGACCCTCAGTGCAGGGCCCGGTGA
- the THPO gene encoding thrombopoietin isoform X1: protein MRAACCRHGPGLELPREGGMVPKVTPSPTGLLLLTSFLLHMEEGHANPTRLVCDNRLIQKYIGEAKDMEKRAGQCQALPTLSCPTVLPLVDFSLQQWKSKSNETKRREILCDLALLVGAVAEAQGQVTEECGARQLSQLYQHANSFLLLLQTFSWEAGPWEPGCSTHSVEQTHVTSIFLTYRQLVQGKLRFFFHDLAKDLCKQGQEGGRDPQCRAR from the exons ATgagggctgcctgctgcaggcacggccctgggctggagctgcccaGGGAGGGTGGCATGGTGCCCAAGGTAACCCCGTCTCCCACAGGACTGCTCCTCCTCACATCCTTCCTCCTGCACATGGAAGAGGGCCATGCCAACCCAACACGGCTGGTCTGCGACAACAGACTCATCCAGAAGTACATTGGGGAGGCCAAGGACATGGAGAAGAGAGCG GGCCAGTGCCAGGCACTGCCCACACTCAGCTGTCCCACGGTGCTGCCCTTGGTGGACTTCAGCCTCCAGCAGTGGAAATCCAAATCG AATGAGACCAAGCGGCGGGAGATCCTGTGCGACCTGGCACTGCTGGTGGGTGCCGTGGCAGAGGCCCAGGGCCAGGTGACCGAGGAGTGCGGGGCCAGGCAGCTGAGCCAGCTTTACCAACACGCCaactccttcctcctgctcctgcagaccTTCAGCTGGGAG GCAGGACCctgggagccaggctgctccACACACTCCGTGGAACAGACCCACGTTACCAGCATCTTCCTCACCTACCGGCAGCTAGTGCAGGGCAAGCTGCGCTTCTTCTTCCATGACCTGGCCAAGGACTTGTGCAAGCAAGGCCAGGAAGGTGGCAGAGACCCTCAGTGCAGGGCCCGGTGA